The following are encoded in a window of Candidatus Poribacteria bacterium genomic DNA:
- a CDS encoding RNA methyltransferase, whose translation MSTTTEKKTIQPTGNFRAIPVEVPENLTNIRVILFEPREPGNIGSVARVVKGMGLSQLYLVNPVPFQDVDATWYMAHGAKDILENCRVVPELRDALDGIQYLVGTTHRRRDVRLPQPVPARDAAQTIATISQDKQVALLFGREDFGLSTDQVSLCQLTASVPMATKNPSLNLAQAVQIFAYEVFVASLDDYPLSEIDYAEVNALEEFYERVTRLLDKVGMSPYNSEWETYLKSLRRVFSRAPLESRDIATLDIIFSTAFRYIERLEKKLDEDC comes from the coding sequence ATGTCAACAACCACCGAGAAAAAAACGATTCAACCGACTGGAAATTTTCGCGCCATTCCTGTTGAGGTACCGGAGAACCTCACCAACATCCGAGTCATCCTTTTTGAACCGCGCGAGCCGGGAAATATCGGCTCTGTTGCCAGAGTTGTCAAGGGTATGGGACTGTCGCAGTTGTATCTGGTAAATCCTGTGCCATTCCAAGATGTAGATGCAACGTGGTACATGGCACACGGTGCGAAGGATATTCTCGAAAACTGTCGCGTCGTTCCCGAACTAAGAGACGCGCTTGACGGTATCCAATATCTGGTAGGGACGACGCACCGTCGCCGTGATGTACGTCTACCGCAACCCGTACCTGCAAGAGATGCCGCGCAGACCATCGCCACAATTTCACAAGATAAGCAGGTCGCGCTCCTATTTGGACGTGAAGATTTCGGTTTATCTACCGATCAGGTGAGCCTCTGCCAGTTGACAGCGAGCGTGCCGATGGCGACCAAAAACCCGTCCCTAAATCTCGCACAAGCCGTCCAAATCTTCGCGTATGAGGTCTTCGTTGCGAGTCTGGACGATTACCCACTCTCTGAGATTGACTATGCTGAAGTGAACGCCTTGGAAGAGTTCTACGAGCGCGTTACACGTTTGTTAGATAAGGTCGGCATGTCGCCGTATAATAGCGAATGGGAAACGTATCTGAAATCGTTACGGCGTGTTTTCTCCCGTGCCCCATTAGAATCAAGGGACATCGCCACACTGGATATAATTTTCTCTACAGCGTTTCGGTACATTGAGCGACTTGAAAAGAAGTTAGACGAGGACTGCTGA